The following coding sequences are from one Haliotis asinina isolate JCU_RB_2024 chromosome 3, JCU_Hal_asi_v2, whole genome shotgun sequence window:
- the LOC137277052 gene encoding uncharacterized protein, protein MATDTTVRLELTFNPDDDDNCHPKRKKRIDSDGLSNMTMWSKYEYQEDMDCSNDTISATVSSGEDTRKGSAALSESSIHESGDDKCKETFKFPSFKFYRLRVPSWRWSRQKDTAIHGELIEELSPENTLEREQRSKLEESGENVKMRRHSLERRSSLDRLRKIGIRARRSLSTALTSFACLGGQRFEDDDDDTPYLSAKHERDLNPPRLEIIDLHMLNTVDNPNATVIDSKEAIKDTGN, encoded by the exons ATGGCCACGGATACCACAGTGCGACTTGAGCTCACCTTTAACCCGGATGATGACGATAACTGTCACCCAAAACGCAAGAAACGAATAGACAGTGATGGACTCTCGAATATGACGATGTGGTCAAAATATGAGTATCAGGAAGACATGGACTGTTCGAATGATACAATTTCTGCAACAGTTTCTTCCGGGGAGGATACAAGAAAAGGATCAGCTGCGTTATCGGAGTCATCAATACACGAGTCGGGAGACGATAAATGCAAAGAGACATTTAAATTCCCATCATTCAAATTCTACCGATTGCGCGTGCCCAGCTGGCGATGGTCCCGTCAAAAGGACACGGCGATTCACGGGGAACTGATAGAAGAATTGAGCCCCGAGAATACACTGGAAAGAGAGCAACGTTCCAAATTAGAAGAATCTGGGGAAAATGTTAAAATGAGGAGGCATAGTTTAGAGAGACGTTCAAGTTTGGATAGGCTCCGAAAAATCGGTATCAGGGCACGGCGATCACTCTCTACAGCACTGACATCATTTGCTTGTCTGGGTGGTCAGCGGTTTGAAGACGACGATGACGATACGCCGTATCTGTCGGCGAAACACGAGAGGGATTTAAACCCGCCAAGACTAGAAATTATTGATCTGCACATGCTGAACACCGTGGATAACCCG AACGCAACGGTTATTGATTCAAAGGAGGCTATCAAAGACACCGGAAACTGA
- the LOC137278395 gene encoding putative ankyrin repeat protein RF_0381, with product MAMMRKRINHSNIHDLFYSLIHGGLSVLDSFVRNGGSLKIKGPNRKSLLIGCIEEEQERVFFRCLQLGVDVSAADESGRTALHWACMQGKIEYVRPLLARGANVNQIDKELNTCLMLAVTNNHYEIVEQLCRSGCDVSARNEDGVSALHLACQKMQRDAVKLLLQCGADCTVKTYRGESPITFCLSNKDIETVQILLESNASFAEGDTYSQDLVHAVERNYTDAVQLLLSSGVDPCPNSITDSAKSIILSNVTWPILRTSLMSEYGYLTTSSPVNKLVQHIVGNRLFAKGSRQILELAVLYGLQIPSSGKMWVSPKGLPDMCRSYLLAIKDEKGYQMLSLKLLCRTRIRCCLGLGVVRKVKALPLPSRLQRYLCFSREYCLDKPLL from the coding sequence ATGGCCATGATGAGAAAACGGATCAATCACAGTAACATTCACGACCTATTTTACTCGCTGATCCATGGGGGCTTATCCGTCTTAGATAGTTTTGTAAGAAATGGCGGCTCACTAAAGATCAAAGGTCCAAACCGGAAGTCTCTCCTGATTGGATGCATTGAAGAGGAGCAGGAACGTGTGTTCTTTCGGTGTCTTCAGTTAGGAGTTGATGTTTCAGCGGCAGATGAGTCTGGGCGAACAGCTTTACACTGGGCGTGTATGCAGGGGAAGATTGAGTATGTGAGGCCCTTGCTTGCCCGTGGAGCAAATGTAAATCAGATCGACAAGGAGTTGAACACATGTCTAATGCTAGCTGTGACGAACAACCATTACGAAATCGTAGAACAGCTTTGTAGATCAGGCTGTGATGTCAGTGCCAGAAACGAGGATGGTGTTTCTGCTTTGCATTTGGCTTGTCAAAAGATGCAGAGGGACGCTGTGAAATTGTTACTGCAGTGTGGTGCTGACTGCACAGTCAAAACCTACCGAGGGGAATCCCCAATAACCTTTTGTCTGTCCAACAAAGACATAGAAACAGTCCAGATTCTCCTAGAATCAAACGCGAGCTTTGCAGAAGGCGACACGTATTCCCAGGATTTAGTGCACGCGGTTGAAAGAAATTATACAGATGCTGTCCAGTTACTTCTTTCATCAGGTGTAGATCCATGCCCAAACAGTATAACCGATTCGGCCAAGTCAATTATTTTGTCAAATGTTACTTGGCCGATTCTGCGTACTTCACTTATGTCAGAATATGGCTACCTTACAACTTCCAGTCCTGTGAACAAACTTGTGCAGCACATCGTTGGTAATCGCCTGTTTGCGAAGGGATCACGACAAATCTTGGAACTTGCAGTCCTGTATGGCCTACAGATCCCCAGCTCAGGAAAGATGTGGGTTTCTCCAAAAGGCTTACCTGATATGTGTAGGTCGTATTTATTAGCTATCAAGGACGAGAAAGGATACCAAATGCTTAGTTTAAAATTACTATGTAGAACCCGGATCAGATGTTGTTTGGGTCTAGGTGTGGTCCGGAAAGTGAAGGCACTACCGCTGCCTAGTAGGCTTCAACGATACTTGTGCTTCTCTAGAGAATATTGCCTTGATAAGCCATTGCTTTAA